The following coding sequences lie in one Methanofollis sp. genomic window:
- a CDS encoding helix-turn-helix domain-containing protein → MNSELRTQLAEKMAGEITLSDSPGKALKKWRMSFDIPQGVLSERLGVSPSVISDYEGGRRKSPGTAVVGKIVDAILTIDEENGGRHIQRFSRILFTNIDEDVIYDIHDYASAVQLTDLAKAIGARALCGTLDLSIFGYTVVNSLNAILQLSANEFNRIYGWSTERALIFTNVSTGKSPFVAIRVTPFKPRCVILQGLEVEQVHPLVPRLAERDRITVLCTSMDVESIVNTLREKEW, encoded by the coding sequence ATGAACTCCGAACTGCGTACGCAGCTTGCTGAGAAGATGGCAGGTGAGATTACGCTCTCGGACTCACCGGGGAAAGCGCTAAAAAAGTGGCGCATGAGTTTCGACATCCCCCAGGGGGTACTCTCAGAGAGGCTCGGCGTCTCCCCTTCCGTCATATCCGACTATGAGGGAGGAAGGCGAAAAAGCCCCGGAACCGCCGTCGTCGGCAAGATCGTCGACGCCATCCTCACTATCGACGAGGAGAACGGCGGCAGACATATCCAGCGGTTTTCGAGAATTCTCTTCACTAACATCGACGAGGATGTCATCTACGACATCCACGACTACGCCTCCGCAGTCCAGTTGACCGATCTCGCGAAGGCCATCGGCGCCCGCGCACTCTGCGGCACCCTCGACCTCTCGATCTTCGGGTATACCGTGGTCAACAGCCTCAATGCGATCCTGCAACTCTCTGCAAACGAGTTCAACAGGATCTACGGGTGGAGCACGGAGCGTGCACTCATTTTCACGAATGTCTCGACCGGGAAATCTCCCTTTGTGGCGATCCGGGTGACCCCCTTCAAGCCGCGCTGCGTTATCCTCCAGGGACTGGAGGTGGAGCAGGTTCACCCGCTCGTTCCCCGCCTCGCTGAACGGGACCGGATAACCGTCCTGTGCACATCGATGGACGTCGAATCTATTGTCAACACCTTGAGGGAAAAGGAATGGTAG
- the nrdD gene encoding anaerobic ribonucleoside-triphosphate reductase, whose product MQWSDEQLALAKKYRTLSDIPVEERRYKCHTCNHVVGTDPCPVCGETQLEIMCPLDHTHCSHEIVSGIEYCPLCGAPVCPECGSHDVTQISRVTGYLQDVSGWNAGKQQELKDRVRYTVA is encoded by the coding sequence ATGCAGTGGAGCGACGAGCAACTGGCGCTGGCAAAAAAATACAGGACTTTGTCTGACATCCCGGTCGAGGAGCGCAGGTACAAGTGCCACACCTGCAACCATGTGGTCGGAACCGATCCCTGCCCGGTCTGCGGCGAGACCCAGCTTGAGATCATGTGCCCCCTCGACCACACCCACTGTTCCCACGAGATCGTCTCGGGGATCGAGTACTGCCCCCTTTGCGGTGCCCCGGTCTGCCCGGAATGCGGCTCCCATGACGTCACCCAGATCAGCCGGGTCACCGGATACCTTCAGGACGTCTCCGGCTGGAATGCCGGGAAACAGCAGGAACTCAAAGATAGGGTCAGGTACACCGTTGCATGA
- a CDS encoding nucleotide-binding protein, protein MDLSEAAQRISRKFESQKVKIDPAEAEKKLRTLVEDFGVNLTEAEKTVSENLARDHNLASMPAASSEMREIGSLLPGEWATVEGKIVGVAKPASAAISQSGTIADATGAIQFTAWERAKAPQMEEGQWYRIESAVVDEYRGTPKLNFHSGTTITAIEKEVPIMPQMVRISDLRPGVASVKVKMVQEWEARHERILQTGIVGDESGTIKFTIWKEEGMERLEPGMVYNIFYAAVDEYQGRLSITLNGAKCFPDEEAEITVGTGAATVTGAIVNVGPGSGLVKRCPVEGCNRVLSKRNYCPVHEVQDNFRYDIRIKGVLDDGTTAHNILMQKDVVEAVTGLSLDEAVTIAQESPLGLDDVFYKIRDAVMGRYFACSGSDLGDTLLVKECRPLSFDTDRHTELLNQIGGESHAE, encoded by the coding sequence ATGGATCTATCTGAAGCAGCACAAAGAATCTCCCGAAAGTTCGAGTCGCAGAAGGTCAAAATCGACCCCGCAGAGGCGGAAAAGAAACTCCGAACCCTCGTCGAGGACTTCGGCGTCAACCTCACTGAGGCTGAGAAGACTGTCTCCGAGAACCTCGCACGCGATCACAACCTCGCGTCCATGCCGGCCGCGTCCTCAGAGATGCGCGAGATCGGGTCTCTTCTTCCTGGCGAATGGGCGACTGTAGAGGGGAAGATCGTCGGTGTCGCAAAGCCGGCCTCAGCCGCGATCAGCCAGAGCGGGACCATCGCCGACGCTACGGGCGCGATCCAGTTCACGGCCTGGGAAAGGGCAAAGGCGCCCCAGATGGAAGAGGGGCAGTGGTACAGGATCGAGTCCGCGGTCGTGGACGAGTACCGCGGCACGCCGAAACTGAACTTCCACAGCGGGACGACGATCACGGCGATCGAGAAGGAGGTCCCGATCATGCCGCAAATGGTCAGGATCTCCGACCTGCGGCCGGGCGTCGCCAGCGTGAAGGTGAAGATGGTCCAGGAATGGGAAGCGCGGCACGAGCGGATCCTCCAGACCGGCATCGTCGGCGACGAGTCGGGCACGATCAAGTTCACCATCTGGAAAGAGGAGGGCATGGAGCGGCTCGAACCGGGGATGGTCTATAACATCTTCTACGCAGCTGTGGACGAGTACCAGGGGCGGCTTTCCATCACCCTCAACGGCGCAAAGTGTTTCCCTGACGAAGAGGCCGAGATCACCGTCGGAACCGGCGCGGCCACCGTCACAGGGGCTATCGTGAATGTAGGTCCGGGATCGGGCCTTGTCAAGCGCTGCCCTGTGGAGGGGTGCAACCGCGTCCTCTCGAAGCGGAACTACTGCCCTGTCCACGAGGTCCAGGACAACTTCAGATATGATATCAGGATCAAGGGGGTGCTCGACGACGGGACGACGGCACACAATATCCTCATGCAGAAGGATGTCGTCGAGGCGGTCACCGGGCTTTCTCTCGACGAGGCGGTAACTATCGCCCAGGAGAGCCCCCTCGGGCTGGACGACGTCTTCTACAAGATCAGGGATGCCGTGATGGGCCGCTACTTCGCCTGTTCAGGGAGCGACCTCGGCGACACTCTCCTTGTAAAGGAATGCAGACCACTCTCCTTTGATACAGACCGGCATACAGAACTTCTCAACCAGATCGGAGGCGAGTCACATGCAGAGTGA
- a CDS encoding DUF120 domain-containing protein: MMDAGDLQCLKVVALMGGLRSSAWMSSQSLANALNISPQTASRRLKSLEATGLITRTVRPDGQYVAVAPAGEEELRHEFSAYTRIFSPEGGYYILKGTVISGLGEGRYYIDHPQYREQFLEKLGFDAYPGTLNVRLDPESVRVKRRLEGLIWIGIEGFEADGRSFGNARCLPCRIGDCPGAIIEPGRSHYPEEIIEIISPAPLRETFGLHDNDSVQVEVTHD; this comes from the coding sequence ATGATGGATGCAGGAGATCTCCAGTGCCTGAAGGTCGTTGCGCTCATGGGCGGCCTGCGGAGCTCAGCCTGGATGTCCTCACAGTCCCTGGCAAATGCCCTGAACATCAGCCCGCAGACGGCATCCCGTCGCCTGAAGTCACTCGAAGCAACCGGACTGATCACGCGCACCGTCAGGCCTGACGGTCAGTATGTCGCCGTCGCCCCTGCCGGGGAGGAGGAACTGCGGCATGAGTTCTCGGCGTACACGCGGATATTTTCGCCGGAGGGAGGTTACTATATCCTCAAAGGGACAGTGATCAGCGGCCTTGGCGAGGGGCGGTACTATATCGACCACCCCCAGTATCGTGAGCAATTCCTCGAAAAACTTGGATTTGATGCCTATCCCGGCACGCTCAATGTTCGCCTGGACCCTGAAAGTGTCCGGGTGAAGCGCCGCCTGGAAGGGCTGATCTGGATAGGGATCGAGGGCTTCGAGGCCGACGGCAGATCTTTTGGAAACGCACGATGTCTCCCGTGTAGAATCGGGGACTGCCCGGGTGCGATCATCGAGCCCGGACGGAGTCACTACCCTGAAGAGATCATCGAGATCATCTCGCCGGCTCCTTTGCGCGAGACATTTGGACTGCATGACAACGATAGTGTACAGGTGGAGGTTACCCATGATTGA
- a CDS encoding nucleic acid-binding protein codes for MQSESRFTPRYQREPARRVFAAELREAHYHFKDGEDEKSPTYVLLPTGERCNRVLIIGSMTQKEKRGDQNIFYQIRVSDPTGTFFVSASSFQQEAMTQVSKIDPPAFVAVVGKPSVYEAPDGRVFVSVRAESVTVVDKEMRNCWVLDAAESTLKRLETFGTTEDSKLAGEHYATNLDVYRRMAYEALAQITI; via the coding sequence ATGCAGAGTGAAAGTCGTTTCACGCCGCGCTACCAGCGCGAGCCGGCACGCAGGGTCTTCGCGGCCGAACTGCGCGAGGCACATTACCACTTCAAGGACGGAGAGGACGAGAAGAGCCCGACCTATGTCCTCCTCCCGACAGGGGAGAGGTGCAACAGGGTCTTGATCATCGGGTCGATGACCCAGAAGGAAAAGCGGGGCGACCAGAACATCTTCTACCAGATCCGCGTCTCCGACCCGACAGGGACCTTCTTTGTCTCCGCCAGTTCCTTCCAGCAGGAGGCGATGACGCAGGTCTCGAAGATCGATCCTCCGGCATTCGTCGCAGTCGTCGGAAAGCCGAGCGTCTACGAAGCGCCAGACGGCCGGGTCTTCGTCTCGGTGCGGGCCGAGTCGGTGACGGTCGTCGACAAGGAGATGAGGAACTGCTGGGTCCTTGACGCCGCCGAGAGCACCCTGAAAAGGCTCGAAACCTTCGGGACGACCGAGGACTCGAAGCTTGCCGGGGAGCACTACGCCACAAATCTCGACGTGTACCGCCGGATGGCCTATGAGGCGCTTGCCCAGATCACCATCTAA
- a CDS encoding DUF1858 domain-containing protein, translating into MAITADSTILELLQAKPEAAEVLMRFGMGCLGCAIGRGESIRQAADAHGIPLEELVAALGIQE; encoded by the coding sequence ATGGCGATTACCGCTGACAGTACGATCCTGGAACTCCTCCAGGCAAAGCCCGAAGCTGCGGAAGTCCTGATGCGTTTCGGCATGGGGTGCCTTGGCTGCGCCATTGGCAGAGGCGAGAGCATCCGGCAGGCCGCGGATGCCCACGGGATCCCGCTCGAAGAACTCGTTGCCGCGCTCGGCATCCAGGAGTAA
- a CDS encoding hydroxymethylglutaryl-CoA synthase, with translation MVGIITYGAYVPRFRIKVEEIARVWGDNPKDISGGLGVREKSVPDMDEDTATIAVEATRNALRRRDVDRDAIGAIYVGSESHPYAVKPTAATVGAAIQATPVMTAADYEFACKAGTAAVQTCMGLVGSDMVRYGVAVGADVAQGAPGDALEYTAAAGGATMIIGKDDPIAEINHTCSYTTDTPDFWRREGQAYPRHGGRFTGDPGYFKHVQGAALMMLEQMGTKPSDYDYAVFHQPNAKFPQRVAGMLGFTREQIAPGLVVPRLGNTYSGASMVGLAATLDIAKPGDHVFVTSFGSGAGSDAFDITVTDRITDTDVFDRAAAPSVEQLLANPIYLDYAQYAKHKGKIMVQK, from the coding sequence ATGGTAGGCATCATTACGTACGGGGCATATGTACCCCGCTTCCGGATCAAAGTCGAGGAGATCGCCCGGGTCTGGGGCGACAACCCCAAAGACATCTCAGGTGGCCTCGGAGTCAGGGAAAAATCGGTCCCTGACATGGACGAGGACACCGCCACGATCGCCGTCGAGGCGACACGCAACGCACTCCGCAGGAGAGACGTCGACCGCGACGCGATCGGCGCCATCTATGTCGGGTCAGAGTCCCACCCCTATGCCGTCAAACCGACGGCGGCAACGGTCGGGGCGGCCATCCAGGCAACACCCGTGATGACTGCGGCCGACTACGAGTTCGCGTGCAAGGCCGGCACGGCAGCCGTGCAGACCTGCATGGGCCTTGTCGGGAGCGACATGGTCAGGTACGGCGTCGCCGTCGGCGCCGACGTGGCGCAGGGCGCGCCCGGCGACGCCCTGGAGTACACGGCCGCCGCGGGCGGGGCCACAATGATCATCGGGAAGGACGATCCCATCGCCGAGATCAACCACACCTGCTCGTACACGACAGATACGCCCGACTTCTGGCGGCGTGAGGGACAGGCGTACCCCCGCCACGGCGGGCGGTTCACCGGCGACCCCGGCTACTTCAAGCATGTGCAGGGCGCGGCCCTGATGATGCTCGAACAGATGGGGACGAAGCCCTCGGACTACGACTATGCGGTCTTCCACCAGCCGAACGCGAAGTTCCCCCAGAGGGTCGCCGGCATGCTCGGCTTCACCCGCGAGCAGATCGCACCCGGCCTTGTGGTGCCGCGCCTTGGCAACACCTACTCGGGTGCCTCGATGGTCGGGCTTGCCGCCACCCTCGATATCGCAAAGCCCGGCGACCACGTCTTCGTGACCTCCTTCGGCTCGGGTGCAGGGAGCGACGCCTTCGACATCACGGTCACCGACAGGATCACGGACACAGATGTCTTTGACAGGGCAGCGGCCCCCTCTGTGGAGCAACTCCTGGCCAACCCGATCTATCTCGATTACGCACAGTACGCCAAACACAAGGGTAAGATCATGGTGCAAAAATGA
- a CDS encoding helix-turn-helix domain-containing protein, translating to MKKDAVAYLTTRKRGDPEHQKEIIDEFCKYRFTVNKFFSDHRMTGTAPRMREGYQQMLEYARENRVEHLLFPDLPALAKNLEFEVEELRSLVEEGFVPYFAKDDFFGYPDDPELRIMAVRNFVEYMAPCMETMKKAARTPARPESGPRGTIGRPRALNDGQIEALITVRRSGTSISQICRMFSVSRSTVSKILAEYPELKGEWKGKRSPAEGVESE from the coding sequence ATGAAAAAGGATGCCGTAGCCTACCTTACCACGCGGAAAAGGGGCGACCCGGAGCATCAAAAAGAGATCATTGATGAATTTTGCAAATATCGGTTTACCGTTAATAAATTCTTCAGTGATCATCGAATGACCGGTACCGCCCCCAGGATGCGCGAGGGCTATCAGCAGATGCTTGAATATGCACGGGAAAACAGGGTTGAACACCTTCTTTTTCCTGATCTCCCCGCTCTTGCAAAAAATCTGGAGTTCGAGGTTGAGGAGTTGAGGTCCCTTGTCGAAGAAGGTTTTGTCCCCTACTTTGCGAAGGATGACTTTTTCGGCTACCCTGACGACCCCGAACTCAGGATCATGGCTGTCAGGAATTTTGTCGAGTACATGGCCCCCTGCATGGAGACGATGAAGAAGGCGGCCCGCACTCCGGCACGTCCAGAGTCCGGGCCCCGGGGTACTATCGGGCGGCCACGCGCCCTGAACGACGGGCAGATCGAGGCACTGATCACCGTCCGCCGTTCCGGCACCAGCATCTCCCAGATCTGCCGGATGTTCAGCGTGAGCAGGAGCACGGTATCCAAGATCCTTGCAGAATATCCTGAACTCAAGGGCGAGTGGAAGGGGAAGCGTTCTCCGGCCGAAGGCGTCGAGAGCGAGTAA
- a CDS encoding adenosylcobinamide amidohydrolase gives MRYYHTRDTLFVRGTFRAASTGIGGGVRGVSTIFNHTVPENFDHADPPRYLREIAALAGIGGDFFGLLTAVPMQYLCVLQYDFITAFVTAGVTNPNPDPDPDPGRPHTINIIVTSREGLSDGALLETIITATEAKAQALRLMGYDFTGTTTDAVAVACEGETAHTYAGTFTGIGRRVYAAVLQGVQEALARQQERIVRDKPSFFIFSRYGGDHWVEWRPEGCPYYPCHFPGQTCDFCYCPFYPCGDRDLGDEVESSSCGTVWSCSRCTLLHEPAVAAYLRRNPEASLGELKKYRTSLRGKPEK, from the coding sequence ATGAGATATTACCACACCCGTGACACCCTTTTTGTGCGGGGAACCTTCAGGGCCGCGAGCACCGGGATCGGCGGCGGGGTCAGGGGAGTGTCGACGATATTCAATCACACGGTCCCGGAAAATTTCGACCATGCCGACCCCCCGCGCTATCTCCGGGAGATCGCTGCCTTGGCCGGGATCGGCGGCGACTTCTTCGGCCTCCTGACCGCTGTCCCGATGCAGTATCTCTGTGTCCTGCAGTACGATTTTATCACGGCTTTTGTCACGGCAGGCGTCACGAACCCGAACCCCGACCCTGACCCTGACCCCGGGCGCCCCCACACGATCAATATCATCGTAACCTCGCGGGAGGGCCTCTCCGACGGCGCCCTCCTGGAGACGATCATCACCGCCACGGAGGCAAAGGCGCAGGCACTCAGGTTGATGGGGTACGACTTCACCGGCACGACCACCGATGCGGTGGCGGTCGCCTGCGAGGGTGAGACGGCCCACACCTATGCAGGCACCTTTACCGGGATCGGCAGGCGGGTCTATGCCGCCGTCCTCCAGGGAGTGCAGGAGGCGCTTGCCCGCCAGCAGGAGAGGATTGTCCGGGATAAACCATCATTTTTCATTTTTTCCCGGTACGGGGGCGACCACTGGGTTGAATGGCGGCCTGAAGGGTGTCCCTACTATCCCTGTCACTTCCCCGGGCAGACCTGCGACTTTTGTTACTGCCCGTTCTACCCCTGCGGGGATAGGGACCTCGGCGATGAGGTCGAAAGTTCGTCATGCGGAACGGTCTGGAGTTGCAGCCGCTGCACCCTCCTCCACGAGCCCGCGGTCGCCGCATACCTGCGGCGGAACCCCGAGGCTTCGCTCGGAGAACTGAAAAAATACCGGACTTCCCTCAGAGGGAAGCCGGAAAAATAA
- the ribB gene encoding 3,4-dihydroxy-2-butanone-4-phosphate synthase, which produces MIEDACAALKAGKFILLYDFDDRERETDLVICAEAVTPHDVLTMRKDGGGLICTAVHPEAAKRLGLPFASDLLRDFEAVEHLGDIPYDRKNHSSFSIWVNHRSTYTGIPDRDRATTINAIADQVHKSLNGGGHDFKAEFRTPGHVALLRAAEGLLDVRRGQTELSIALAAMAGVTPALVVCEMLDDETGLALSKEDAQAYARDHGLVFIEGKEVLEQWEERSA; this is translated from the coding sequence ATGATTGAAGACGCATGTGCCGCCCTGAAGGCGGGCAAATTTATTCTGCTCTATGACTTTGACGACCGTGAACGCGAGACCGACCTTGTTATCTGCGCCGAGGCCGTCACCCCGCACGACGTGCTGACGATGCGGAAAGATGGCGGTGGCCTCATCTGTACCGCCGTTCACCCCGAAGCTGCAAAGAGGCTCGGCCTCCCCTTCGCCTCCGACCTGCTCCGCGACTTCGAGGCCGTGGAGCACCTCGGCGACATCCCATACGATCGTAAGAACCACTCGTCCTTCTCGATCTGGGTGAACCACCGGAGCACCTATACCGGCATCCCTGACCGCGACCGTGCGACGACCATCAATGCCATCGCCGACCAGGTACACAAGTCCCTCAACGGCGGCGGGCACGACTTCAAGGCAGAGTTCAGGACTCCCGGCCATGTGGCGCTCCTCCGGGCCGCCGAAGGGTTGCTCGACGTCCGCAGGGGCCAGACCGAGCTTTCGATCGCCCTCGCCGCCATGGCCGGGGTGACCCCGGCCCTTGTCGTCTGCGAGATGCTTGACGACGAGACCGGTCTCGCCCTTTCCAAGGAAGACGCACAGGCCTATGCCCGCGACCATGGTCTGGTTTTCATCGAGGGAAAAGAGGTTCTCGAACAGTGGGAAGAGAGATCTGCCTGA